One part of the Rutidosis leptorrhynchoides isolate AG116_Rl617_1_P2 chromosome 1, CSIRO_AGI_Rlap_v1, whole genome shotgun sequence genome encodes these proteins:
- the LOC139851107 gene encoding uncharacterized protein, which translates to MSVSLIIKEETFTVISAYAPHTGLSDAEKKSFWELLDEVVRGCPADHRLIIGGDLNGHIGVEAEGYEGAHGGFGFGPRNEEGRSILEFAIAHEMVVANSFFKKRDAQLATFHSGGRSTQIDFLLLRKGELRTCRDCKVLPALTCPSQHRLLVMDLVTRGRVGRRARVVQPRVLWKNLHGANAETFRATVADRLRVEGDYVAPTDVDQIWNRMASTIRDVAKETLGVAIGTSRAHKSNRESWWLNDDVQTKVALKQTRFRELITFGEGTPAERTRIEERYKEAKREAKKAVAIAKDKAYEDLCRKLNSKEGANDIYRIAKARERRSRDLVNVKFIKNEAGQTIVKEDLIRNRWEEYFASLFCRERPERNGELHEVREYQNNCFCTRINQEEVRSSLRKMGRNKAVGPDQIPIEAWRCLGDEGNMHD; encoded by the coding sequence atgtcggttagtcTAATTATTAAGGAGGAGACTTTCACGGTCATAAGCGCATACGCACCTCACACGGGCTTAAGTGATGCGGAGAAGAAGAGTTTTTGGGAATTGTTAGATGAGGTAGTGAGGGGGTGCCCAGCGGACCATCGACTGATTATAGGGGGTGATCTGAATGGACACATAGGAGTGGAGGCAGAAGGTTACGAGGGAGCCCATGGGGGCTTTGGGTTTGGCCCTAGAAACGAAGAAGGGCGCTCAATCCTGGAGTTTGCCATTGCCCACGAGATGGTCGTAGCAAACTCTTTCTTCAAGAAGAGGGATGCTCAGTTAGCTACTTTTCATAGCGGGGGTCGTAGCACTCAGATTGACTTTTTGCTCCTCCGTAAAGGGGAACTTAGGACTTGTAGGGACTGTAAGGTCCTTCCAGCATTGACTTGCCCCTCCCAGCATCGATTGTTGGTCATGGACCTAGTCACTCGGGGAAGAGTTGGTAGGAGGGCCAGGGTTGTGCAACCTAGAGTCCTTTGGAAGAACCTGCACGGAGCGAATGCAGAGACTTTTAGAGCGACTGTTGCTGATAGATTGAGGGTAGAAGGGGATTACGTTGCCCCTACTGATGTAGATCAGATTTGGAACCGCATGGCGTCCACTATCAGAGATGTGGCAAAAGAGACTTTAGGGGTGGCAATAGGGACATCGAGAGCCCATAAGAGTAATAGAGAATCGTGGTGGCTTAATGACGATGTCCAAACGAAAGTCGCGTTAAAACAGacgaggtttagggagctcattactTTTGGAGAAGGGACACCTGCAGAGAGAACTAGGATAGAAGAAagatataaagaagctaaaagagaagcaAAGAAGGCCGTAGCTATTGCTAAAGACAAAGCATATGAAGATTTATGTAGGAAACTAAACTCTAAAGAGGGAGCTAATGACATATATAGGATAGCTAAAGCTAGGGAGCGAAGAAGCAGGGACTTGGTTAACGTCAAATTTATCAAGAATGAAGCGGGTCAAACTATAGTGAAAGAAGACCTTATTAGGAATAGATGGGAGGAGTATTTTGCATCCCTCTTCTGTAGGGAAAGACCCGAGCGGAACGGGGAACTCCATGAGGTTCGTGAGTATCAAAACAACTGTTTCTGTACGAGGATTAACCAGGAGGAAGTTAGATCGTCtctacgaaagatggggagaaacaaagcagtaggaccagACCAAATTCCGATTGAGGCATGGAGGTGCCTAGGAGATGAAGGG